Proteins encoded in a region of the Leifsonia sp. PS1209 genome:
- the pyrE gene encoding orotate phosphoribosyltransferase: protein MTDARQQLIDYISAEAVFHGDFTLTSGKKASYYVDLRKVSLDHRVAPLIGQVMIDLIADVPDVFAVGGMTMGADPVAAAILHQGAARGLAYDAFVVRKEPKDHGRGKQVEGPDLAGKRVIVLEDTSTTGGSPLKAIEALKKVGAEIVGVAVVVDRNTGAREVIEEAGYPYFAAIGLKDLGLE, encoded by the coding sequence GTGACCGACGCAAGACAGCAGCTCATCGACTACATCTCGGCCGAAGCCGTGTTCCACGGGGACTTCACACTCACGAGCGGCAAGAAGGCGAGCTACTACGTCGACCTGCGCAAGGTCAGCCTCGACCACCGTGTCGCGCCCCTCATCGGCCAGGTGATGATCGACCTCATCGCCGACGTCCCCGACGTGTTCGCGGTCGGTGGGATGACGATGGGCGCAGACCCCGTCGCCGCCGCGATCCTGCACCAGGGCGCCGCCCGCGGGCTCGCGTACGACGCGTTCGTCGTCCGCAAGGAGCCCAAGGACCACGGCCGCGGCAAGCAGGTCGAGGGCCCGGACCTCGCCGGCAAGCGCGTGATCGTGCTCGAAGACACGTCCACGACGGGCGGTTCGCCGCTGAAAGCGATCGAAGCGCTGAAGAAGGTCGGTGCGGAGATCGTCGGCGTCGCCGTCGTGGTCGACCGCAACACGGGCGCGCGCGAGGTCATCGAAGAGGCCGGCTACCCGTACTTCGCCGCCATCGGCCTGAAGGACCTGGGGCTCGAGTAG
- a CDS encoding sigma-70 family RNA polymerase sigma factor, producing the protein MTHPGETSYLAPRSSQPSEMQLGPVDDLGDDLLIALVRAGECQATEAFAELWKRHLPAALAAARRITLSYEAADLASEAFARVLVSLQAGRGPDLSFRAYLIVTMRNVAAGWARHAARLTLQEYDDLDDLPQTSTGLDRLDRLAGFEAFRSLPERWRKALWYSEVEDLSPAELGEVFGISSSAAAMLAFRARQGLRKAWESSKDADGHPAAMPPVRSPSSAPIGSSSTPNS; encoded by the coding sequence ATGACCCATCCCGGAGAGACCAGCTACCTGGCACCCCGCTCGTCCCAGCCATCGGAGATGCAGCTCGGGCCCGTCGACGACCTCGGCGACGATCTCCTGATCGCCCTGGTGCGCGCGGGCGAGTGCCAGGCGACGGAGGCGTTCGCTGAGCTGTGGAAGCGCCACCTGCCCGCGGCCCTCGCCGCGGCGAGACGCATCACGCTCTCCTATGAAGCGGCGGACCTCGCATCGGAGGCGTTCGCACGCGTGCTCGTCTCGCTGCAAGCCGGGCGGGGCCCCGACCTGTCGTTCCGCGCGTACCTCATCGTGACGATGCGCAACGTCGCGGCGGGATGGGCACGGCACGCGGCCAGGCTCACCCTGCAGGAATACGACGACCTGGACGACCTGCCGCAGACGTCCACCGGCCTCGACCGGCTGGACAGACTCGCCGGATTCGAAGCGTTCCGCTCCCTGCCCGAGCGGTGGAGGAAGGCGCTCTGGTACAGCGAGGTGGAAGACCTCAGTCCCGCAGAACTCGGCGAGGTGTTCGGCATCTCGTCGTCCGCGGCGGCCATGCTGGCGTTCCGCGCTCGGCAGGGGCTGCGCAAGGCATGGGAATCGTCGAAGGATGCGGACGGTCACCCGGCGGCGATGCCGCCGGTGCGATCGCCGTCGTCCGCGCCCATCGGATCGTCCAGCACGCCGAACTCGTGA
- a CDS encoding HAD-IIA family hydrolase produces the protein MARRDEIECWLTDMDGVLVHENHALPGASALIQQWRDDGTPFLVLTNNSIFTPRDLAARLRASGLDVPEESIWTSALATADFLKSQIPGGSAYVIGEAGITTALHEAGFIMTDTNPDYVVVGETRSYSFDAITKAIRLIGKGARFISTNPDATGPSADGPLPATGAVTAMITKATGMEPYVVGKPNPMMFRSAMNRIGAHSENTAMIGDRMDTDIVAGIEAGLHTILVLTGISDQSEIDRYPFRPDEILTGVSELVAEPHETDL, from the coding sequence GTGGCGCGACGCGACGAGATCGAATGCTGGCTCACCGACATGGACGGCGTGCTGGTGCACGAGAACCACGCCCTGCCAGGAGCTTCCGCCCTCATCCAGCAGTGGCGGGATGACGGCACGCCCTTCCTGGTGCTCACCAACAACTCCATCTTCACGCCGCGCGACCTCGCGGCCCGCCTGCGCGCATCCGGACTGGATGTGCCGGAGGAGTCCATCTGGACCTCCGCACTGGCGACGGCGGACTTCCTCAAGTCGCAGATCCCCGGCGGCAGCGCCTACGTGATCGGCGAGGCCGGCATCACGACCGCGCTGCACGAGGCGGGCTTCATCATGACCGACACGAACCCGGACTACGTGGTCGTCGGCGAGACCCGCTCGTACTCCTTCGACGCGATCACCAAGGCGATCCGGCTCATCGGCAAGGGCGCGCGCTTCATCTCCACCAACCCGGATGCGACGGGCCCGAGCGCGGACGGCCCCCTGCCTGCGACCGGCGCTGTGACCGCGATGATCACCAAGGCGACCGGCATGGAGCCCTACGTGGTCGGCAAGCCCAACCCGATGATGTTCCGCTCGGCGATGAACCGCATCGGCGCGCACTCGGAGAACACGGCGATGATCGGCGACCGGATGGACACCGACATCGTCGCGGGCATCGAGGCCGGACTGCACACGATCCTGGTGCTCACCGGCATCAGCGACCAGAGCGAGATCGACCGCTACCCGTTCCGGCCGGACGAGATCCTGACCGGCGTGAGCGAGCTGGTGGCGGAGCCGCACGAGACCGACCTGTAA
- a CDS encoding RNA methyltransferase, with product MDGTAEQTTYGVGPWQGEWPVDEHYDRDLLQHGDTRNVIDRYRYWRMEAIVADLDQHRHPFHVAIENWQHDMNIGSIVRSANAFAADTVHIIGRRRWNKRGAMVTDRYQHVMHHDDVAAFVAWARDASLPIIAIDNVPGSVIIETFAFPKECVLLFGQEGPGLSPEAIDAADAVVEISQFGSTRSINASAAAAVAMHAWVLQHVSFSGSRAATPA from the coding sequence GTGGATGGGACAGCCGAGCAGACGACGTACGGCGTCGGTCCCTGGCAGGGCGAGTGGCCCGTGGACGAGCATTACGACCGCGACCTGCTGCAGCACGGCGACACCCGCAACGTGATCGACCGCTACCGGTACTGGCGTATGGAAGCCATCGTCGCCGACCTCGACCAGCATCGCCACCCGTTCCATGTCGCCATCGAGAACTGGCAGCACGACATGAACATCGGGTCGATCGTGCGCAGCGCGAACGCGTTCGCCGCGGACACCGTGCACATCATCGGGCGCCGCCGCTGGAACAAGCGCGGCGCGATGGTCACCGACCGCTACCAGCACGTCATGCACCACGACGACGTCGCCGCGTTCGTCGCCTGGGCCCGGGATGCGTCCCTGCCGATCATCGCCATCGACAACGTTCCCGGGTCGGTCATCATCGAGACGTTCGCGTTCCCGAAGGAGTGCGTGCTGCTGTTCGGTCAGGAGGGGCCCGGGCTCTCACCCGAGGCCATCGACGCCGCGGATGCGGTGGTGGAGATCTCGCAGTTCGGCTCGACGCGGTCGATCAACGCGTCTGCTGCCGCGGCGGTCGCGATGCACGCCTGGGTGTTGCAGCACGTGTCGTTCAGCGGTTCTCGCGCCGCCACACCAGCTTGA
- a CDS encoding signal peptidase I: MVGSVMLTIAAIVGVAAVLAVAASAILGIRPVVVISGSMEPVLPVGSMVFAQDVPASTVRVGDIVTTQRQDGAKGLITHRVVSVETAGTTTTLRLKGDANTTEDPLPYVTTRVGMYLFHVPWVGTLALAARTPFGLTAIGLYVLALVAIMILGRRRPSARPAKGTAERADDRAAVEG; the protein is encoded by the coding sequence ATGGTCGGCTCGGTCATGCTCACCATCGCCGCGATCGTCGGTGTCGCCGCGGTGCTGGCCGTCGCGGCGAGCGCCATCCTCGGCATCCGGCCCGTGGTCGTGATCTCCGGCTCGATGGAGCCCGTCCTCCCGGTCGGCTCGATGGTCTTCGCGCAGGACGTTCCCGCCAGCACGGTGCGGGTCGGCGACATCGTCACGACGCAGCGTCAGGACGGCGCGAAGGGCCTCATCACACACCGGGTCGTGAGCGTGGAGACCGCAGGTACGACCACCACGCTGCGGCTGAAGGGCGATGCGAACACCACGGAGGACCCGCTGCCGTACGTCACGACAAGGGTCGGGATGTACCTCTTCCACGTGCCGTGGGTCGGCACGCTCGCCCTCGCAGCCCGGACGCCGTTCGGGCTGACCGCAATCGGGCTGTACGTGCTCGCGCTCGTGGCCATCATGATCCTGGGGCGCAGACGGCCGTCCGCCCGCCCCGCCAAAGGGACGGCGGAGCGGGCGGACGATCGAGCGGCGGTCGAGGGCTGA
- a CDS encoding LPXTG cell wall anchor domain-containing protein — translation MTRRMGGARAVSAIRAVTTSIVAVSVAASLALSSALLPSGAAEAAPSGSSTVSVAMPGPGHSSSWSGSIANPGRDAAEAFLTVTEVGGSADAFGDLLTATVTLPSVRVLIAETPVARMLGGAPIPLGPIAAGATVTIGGTVTLARDAGDEFQGLSAAVVFQLTAVEKTQPHPPVALPIALPDTGSIIAVTAIAVAAVAILGGAILLIVRRKKTRREEP, via the coding sequence GTGACCAGGCGGATGGGCGGCGCGCGCGCCGTGAGCGCCATCCGGGCCGTGACCACCTCCATCGTCGCGGTGTCAGTCGCCGCGTCGCTCGCGCTGAGCAGCGCACTCCTTCCCTCCGGCGCCGCCGAGGCCGCACCCTCCGGATCGTCCACCGTGAGCGTGGCCATGCCGGGTCCCGGTCACTCCTCCTCCTGGTCCGGCTCCATCGCGAACCCCGGACGGGATGCGGCGGAGGCGTTCCTCACGGTGACGGAGGTCGGCGGCTCCGCCGACGCGTTCGGCGATCTGCTGACGGCCACCGTCACCCTCCCGTCCGTCAGGGTGCTCATCGCGGAGACGCCGGTCGCCCGGATGCTCGGCGGAGCGCCGATCCCCCTCGGCCCTATCGCCGCAGGAGCCACGGTCACCATCGGCGGCACCGTCACGCTGGCGAGGGATGCCGGGGACGAGTTCCAGGGTCTCAGCGCAGCGGTCGTATTCCAGCTCACCGCCGTCGAGAAGACGCAGCCTCACCCGCCGGTCGCCCTGCCCATCGCACTGCCGGACACGGGGTCGATCATCGCCGTCACAGCCATCGCGGTCGCGGCCGTCGCCATCCTCGGCGGCGCGATCCTGCTCATCGTCCGACGAAAGAAGACGAGGAGGGAGGAGCCGTGA
- a CDS encoding DUF1990 domain-containing protein: MNDADDQGWTTPAFRHWAPSVPGYRRSEVSAPIGSGDEQWMRAATDILRWRVKTASGFLVGGTADPPRVIPGQRQVITARVLGVTVTEPVEVVRVVDDPDRVGFSYRTLPGHPVAGEEAFIVERDGDEVRIVVRSLTRAAPQQPWRALFPVLLVAQRVAKRRYLRALR; encoded by the coding sequence GTGAACGACGCTGACGACCAGGGCTGGACGACCCCAGCGTTCCGTCACTGGGCGCCCAGCGTTCCGGGCTACCGACGCTCGGAGGTCTCCGCCCCCATCGGCTCCGGAGACGAGCAGTGGATGCGCGCGGCCACGGACATCCTGCGCTGGCGGGTGAAGACGGCGAGCGGCTTCCTGGTCGGCGGCACGGCCGACCCGCCGCGCGTGATCCCGGGGCAGCGGCAGGTGATCACCGCGCGCGTCCTCGGTGTCACCGTGACGGAGCCGGTGGAGGTGGTGCGCGTGGTGGACGACCCGGATCGCGTCGGATTCTCCTACCGCACGCTCCCCGGGCATCCGGTTGCCGGCGAGGAGGCGTTCATCGTCGAGCGCGACGGCGACGAGGTGCGCATCGTGGTGCGCTCGCTGACCAGGGCGGCGCCGCAGCAGCCGTGGCGCGCGCTGTTCCCGGTGCTTCTGGTCGCGCAGCGCGTCGCGAAGCGGCGGTATCTGCGGGCGTTGCGCTGA
- a CDS encoding exodeoxyribonuclease III, which produces MRVATWNVNSIRTRVGRTVDWMVREDVDVLAMQEIKCKPEQFPMQQFEDAGYEVVLHGLNQWNGVAIASRLPIEDVEIGFPDMPGFLKGHEGPDLPKEARAIGATIGGIRVWSLYVPNGRALDDPHFHYKLDWLATLAADTQRWLAEQPDLPLALMGDWNVAPLDSDVGDPSLIPGVSTHISPPERSAFSAFEAIGLTDVVRPLVPEGYTYWDYKQLRFPRNEGLRIDFILGSKPFADLVTSASIHRNERKGEAPSDHVPVLVELDLGGDEDDDDRPMIFG; this is translated from the coding sequence ATGCGCGTTGCGACCTGGAATGTGAACTCGATCCGCACCCGAGTGGGCCGTACCGTCGACTGGATGGTCCGCGAAGACGTGGATGTGCTGGCCATGCAGGAGATCAAGTGCAAGCCGGAGCAGTTCCCGATGCAGCAGTTCGAGGACGCCGGATACGAGGTGGTGCTGCACGGGCTCAACCAGTGGAACGGCGTCGCGATCGCGAGCCGTCTGCCGATCGAGGACGTCGAGATCGGCTTCCCAGACATGCCGGGCTTCCTCAAAGGACACGAGGGCCCCGACCTGCCCAAGGAGGCGCGGGCGATCGGTGCGACCATCGGCGGCATCCGGGTGTGGAGCCTGTACGTGCCGAACGGCAGGGCGCTCGACGACCCGCACTTCCACTACAAGCTCGACTGGCTGGCCACCCTCGCCGCAGACACCCAGCGCTGGCTCGCCGAACAGCCGGACCTGCCGCTCGCGCTGATGGGCGACTGGAACGTCGCCCCGCTCGACTCCGACGTCGGCGACCCAAGCCTCATCCCGGGCGTCTCGACCCACATCTCCCCGCCGGAGCGCAGCGCGTTCAGCGCGTTCGAGGCGATCGGGCTGACGGACGTCGTGCGCCCGCTCGTGCCGGAGGGCTACACGTACTGGGACTACAAGCAGCTGCGTTTCCCCCGCAACGAAGGCCTGCGCATCGACTTCATCCTCGGCTCCAAGCCGTTCGCCGATCTGGTCACGTCGGCGAGCATCCACCGCAACGAGCGCAAGGGCGAAGCCCCGAGCGACCACGTGCCGGTGCTGGTCGAACTCGATCTCGGGGGCGACGAGGACGACGACGACCGGCCGATGATCTTCGGATAG
- a CDS encoding septum formation family protein, which produces MTDERHPGSDDAEGDERPDTHEPEFGSSEWLLQQLTGGRRVARPAEQADAADTPDAGGVDAPDAGAPDAPDAPDAPDAPDADTPDAPAVPAAPVAPETAPVPSREPEAADPTVALPVVSEAEQHPSVEAPYAQDTFELFLNPVVEPELPAEGPVQPEQAAEPVEEPEQGSGFSWHLTPGVGTDPLVDEPAQPAPSTVWHLDDTSTEQAETPDASAPAAEPVAEPIAPAAPAVPPVIPVPSFDSYESSSHTESAEPAAAEPERREPTPPDTTTFEPPSFYESLRLPQPPVWNIDAEPEATPVPAAESAAPAEPAVAPVPAAAEPAAPAVPASSAPDEPAEPPLFRPSIAVPVTPEPVPAQPAPEPEPEPAPEPESTPAGEPEEESHGLAALLGFFGEDDEEPTSTSRSVIGDTTGIIPIPPGALTPPEAAPAAFTPPAPPVPPTSPVLPPPDASRLFEPTATPEPSQADVPTAKLDTAEIAALLRARPGDPEPGEPEPSELAPTDTDSIPDVPPATVPPIEEATLLLGALPSPATQPLDAESIGEASEPAPFTGSTAAVDAGAPDDHDSEQDDDTRDTDEEGQAPTAATILFPELASPATAETIALVPPVAPAAPAPVATGQTPTASGPTPSRSGGPAAPTGPTAPPPTGRGGSHRVNRILYWVAGGLAVILVLIGLFALGTRIPQMFGADAKPSPSATASKTPSATPTPTPTPTVQAKPAGPVGPGTHAWNTLGGGECIQPYTSPWVETFTVVDCAAPHTAQLVYTNLFSADIAAPYPGADALAGQINAVCTQPGIVDLAAAAAYPDLQLQGTFPATEQQWKDGQRSFYCFASRSGGEPLTSSVAGPGPAA; this is translated from the coding sequence GTGACCGACGAACGCCACCCGGGATCGGACGACGCCGAGGGCGACGAGCGCCCCGACACGCACGAACCCGAGTTCGGCAGTTCGGAATGGCTGCTGCAGCAGCTCACCGGCGGGCGGCGCGTGGCGCGCCCGGCGGAGCAGGCGGATGCGGCGGATACGCCGGATGCGGGTGGGGTGGATGCGCCGGATGCTGGTGCTCCGGACGCTCCGGACGCTCCGGATGCTCCGGATGCTCCGGATGCAGATACTCCGGATGCTCCTGCCGTCCCCGCCGCCCCTGTCGCGCCGGAGACCGCTCCGGTGCCCAGCCGCGAACCGGAGGCCGCAGACCCGACGGTCGCGTTGCCCGTGGTCTCCGAGGCCGAACAGCACCCCTCCGTCGAGGCGCCGTACGCCCAGGACACGTTCGAGTTGTTCCTGAACCCGGTGGTCGAGCCTGAGCTCCCGGCCGAGGGTCCGGTGCAGCCCGAGCAGGCAGCCGAACCGGTCGAGGAGCCCGAGCAGGGTTCCGGCTTCAGCTGGCACCTCACGCCCGGCGTCGGGACGGACCCTCTCGTGGACGAGCCCGCCCAGCCCGCCCCCAGCACCGTCTGGCACCTCGACGACACCAGCACCGAGCAGGCGGAGACCCCCGACGCGTCCGCGCCGGCCGCGGAGCCCGTGGCGGAGCCGATCGCTCCCGCGGCGCCGGCAGTGCCGCCGGTGATCCCGGTGCCGTCGTTCGATTCCTACGAGTCGTCGTCCCACACGGAATCCGCGGAACCGGCGGCAGCCGAGCCGGAGCGCCGCGAGCCGACGCCGCCGGACACCACCACCTTCGAGCCGCCCAGCTTCTACGAATCCCTCCGCCTCCCGCAGCCCCCCGTGTGGAACATCGACGCCGAGCCCGAGGCGACACCCGTGCCCGCCGCCGAGTCTGCTGCTCCCGCCGAGCCTGCGGTGGCACCCGTGCCCGCCGCCGCCGAGCCTGCTGCACCCGCCGTGCCCGCTTCCTCCGCGCCGGACGAACCAGCAGAGCCGCCGCTGTTCCGCCCATCCATTGCTGTCCCCGTGACGCCCGAGCCAGTGCCTGCGCAGCCAGCACCGGAGCCTGAGCCGGAACCAGCGCCCGAGCCCGAATCGACACCAGCGGGCGAGCCCGAGGAGGAGAGCCACGGCCTCGCCGCGCTGCTCGGCTTCTTCGGGGAGGACGACGAAGAGCCCACCTCCACCAGCCGCTCGGTGATCGGCGACACCACTGGCATCATCCCGATCCCGCCCGGCGCGCTGACGCCTCCGGAAGCCGCACCCGCCGCCTTCACGCCTCCTGCGCCTCCTGTCCCACCGACGTCGCCCGTGCTCCCGCCCCCGGACGCGTCGCGCCTCTTCGAGCCGACCGCTACCCCGGAGCCGAGCCAGGCCGACGTCCCCACGGCCAAGCTCGACACGGCGGAGATCGCCGCACTCCTCCGCGCCAGGCCCGGTGACCCCGAGCCGGGCGAGCCGGAGCCCAGCGAGCTCGCCCCCACCGACACCGACTCGATCCCGGATGTTCCTCCGGCCACGGTCCCGCCGATCGAGGAGGCGACGCTGCTGCTCGGCGCTCTGCCGTCCCCGGCCACCCAGCCTCTCGACGCCGAGAGCATCGGCGAGGCCAGCGAGCCCGCACCGTTCACCGGATCGACCGCGGCAGTGGATGCGGGAGCCCCCGACGACCACGACAGCGAGCAGGACGACGACACCCGCGACACCGACGAGGAGGGCCAGGCACCCACGGCGGCGACCATCCTCTTCCCCGAGCTCGCCTCCCCCGCGACGGCGGAGACCATCGCCCTCGTGCCGCCGGTTGCGCCAGCCGCCCCCGCGCCGGTAGCCACCGGCCAGACTCCCACCGCCTCCGGCCCCACACCTTCACGCTCCGGCGGCCCCGCCGCTCCCACCGGCCCCACCGCACCGCCGCCCACCGGACGCGGCGGCTCGCACCGGGTCAACCGCATCCTGTACTGGGTGGCGGGCGGTCTCGCCGTGATCCTCGTGCTGATCGGCCTGTTCGCCCTCGGCACGCGCATCCCGCAGATGTTCGGGGCCGACGCCAAGCCGTCCCCCTCCGCGACCGCGAGCAAGACACCGAGCGCGACTCCGACGCCGACCCCAACGCCGACCGTGCAGGCCAAGCCGGCCGGGCCTGTCGGGCCGGGCACGCACGCCTGGAACACGCTGGGCGGCGGGGAGTGCATCCAGCCGTACACGTCGCCGTGGGTGGAGACGTTCACCGTGGTCGACTGCGCGGCGCCGCATACCGCGCAGCTGGTGTACACGAACCTGTTCTCGGCCGACATCGCCGCGCCGTATCCGGGTGCCGACGCTCTCGCCGGGCAGATCAACGCGGTCTGCACCCAGCCGGGGATCGTCGACCTGGCTGCGGCCGCCGCCTATCCCGACCTGCAGCTGCAGGGCACCTTCCCCGCCACGGAGCAGCAGTGGAAGGACGGGCAGCGCTCGTTCTACTGCTTCGCCAGCCGGTCGGGCGGGGAGCCGCTCACGTCGTCCGTCGCCGGACCGGGCCCGGCCGCCTAA
- a CDS encoding LuxR C-terminal-related transcriptional regulator, translating to MSSTADLPTETTPLIGRKADIADARSALGETRILTIVGAAGIGKTRIALRLAHDVKRRFRDGALLVRLDDASDAHDVVHAVAEGLGRSTSTENTHAEVISALAGRELLLVLDTCDRVLDGCASLIVSIIDACPHVKVVTTSREALRIAGERIQVVHPLSAPTSEAADPRQSTTGAVELFLDRSQPDRDAPPAGGPDLASISAICRSLDGVPLAIEHAAGRRVVLSARHILERLDLELLSSQDRGLTERHHSLRAALQWSYDAFTPLEQEAWTLLSVFDGRWCPEATAAVLAPCALSPIRMLDLMQALVAKSIVDSEETDGQVWYSMLDGTRRFGRELLQDHPGYQATRMRHREWYLQQLVEANETWLSDRQGAWLTRFAHELPNLTAAVEFSLAELGPDAALALLVRGWRIAWGSHGRLAEFRTLLDRALEAASGLETAEHATALAISGTFLGLDGDAGAHGVFAEARRIARALCEAATMAFVDGAAASAARDARESIRLFHSALRLDPQPRSPADVAFFTSGLALAYERLGFDQSATIVRERFLRSAAANGERYEGAALLLHSAAYRLRRGDAKEAQELARQSLVLLRELRAPLGIAHALHAIGRADLAAGDLAKGHVIIDAAEAVWRGAGELPQPGPFPGDAARLGARNGSPSRQGRAADGEDSAIELPMEDAIRLALGEAIAVPPTSARRLVDGQLSARELEVCDLITEGLTDREIAARLVLSVRTVNNHVQRILAKLGFTSRTQVAAWRLRTRGYLT from the coding sequence ATGTCGTCGACCGCCGACCTCCCGACCGAGACAACGCCCCTCATCGGAAGGAAGGCGGATATCGCCGACGCGCGCTCTGCGCTGGGGGAGACCCGCATCCTGACCATCGTCGGTGCGGCGGGCATCGGCAAGACCCGCATCGCTCTCCGGCTCGCGCACGACGTCAAGCGGCGCTTCCGCGACGGCGCACTCCTCGTGCGGCTGGATGACGCATCGGACGCGCACGACGTCGTCCACGCGGTCGCCGAGGGCTTGGGGCGCTCCACCTCGACCGAGAACACGCACGCTGAGGTGATCTCAGCGCTCGCTGGACGAGAACTGCTGCTCGTGCTCGACACCTGCGACAGGGTGCTCGACGGATGTGCCAGCCTCATCGTCTCGATCATCGACGCGTGCCCTCACGTCAAGGTGGTCACGACGAGCAGGGAGGCCTTGCGCATCGCCGGGGAGCGCATCCAGGTCGTGCACCCGTTATCGGCGCCGACGTCCGAGGCCGCCGACCCTCGGCAGAGCACGACGGGCGCTGTCGAGCTCTTCCTGGATCGCTCCCAACCGGACCGGGATGCACCACCCGCCGGCGGCCCGGACCTCGCCTCCATCTCCGCGATCTGCCGCAGCCTCGACGGCGTTCCGCTCGCGATCGAGCACGCCGCGGGCCGACGCGTCGTGCTCTCGGCGCGACACATCCTGGAACGGCTCGACCTGGAACTGCTGTCGAGCCAGGACAGGGGCTTGACGGAGAGGCATCACAGCCTCCGCGCCGCCCTGCAGTGGAGCTACGACGCGTTCACACCGCTCGAGCAGGAGGCATGGACGCTGCTGTCGGTGTTCGACGGTCGCTGGTGTCCTGAGGCGACGGCGGCCGTCCTCGCGCCGTGCGCGCTCTCCCCCATCCGGATGCTCGACCTGATGCAGGCGCTCGTGGCGAAGTCGATCGTGGACAGCGAGGAGACCGACGGGCAGGTGTGGTACTCGATGCTCGACGGCACCAGGCGGTTCGGGCGCGAACTCCTCCAGGATCATCCCGGGTACCAGGCGACCCGGATGCGGCACCGCGAGTGGTATCTGCAGCAGCTCGTCGAGGCGAACGAGACCTGGCTCAGCGACCGGCAGGGCGCGTGGCTCACCCGGTTCGCCCACGAGCTGCCCAACCTCACGGCCGCGGTGGAGTTCTCCCTCGCCGAGCTGGGCCCCGACGCCGCGCTCGCTCTGCTGGTGCGGGGGTGGAGGATCGCCTGGGGCAGCCACGGCAGGCTCGCCGAGTTCCGCACGCTACTCGACCGCGCCCTGGAGGCGGCGTCCGGGCTCGAGACGGCCGAGCACGCGACCGCCCTGGCGATCAGCGGGACGTTCCTCGGCCTCGACGGAGACGCCGGCGCGCACGGCGTCTTCGCGGAGGCCCGGCGTATCGCCCGCGCACTCTGCGAGGCGGCGACGATGGCCTTCGTCGACGGAGCTGCCGCGTCGGCGGCTCGGGACGCTCGCGAATCCATCCGGCTCTTCCACAGCGCGCTGCGGCTCGACCCTCAACCGCGATCACCGGCCGACGTCGCCTTCTTCACCTCCGGGCTGGCGCTCGCATACGAACGTCTCGGCTTCGATCAGAGTGCCACCATCGTGCGCGAACGCTTCCTGCGTTCCGCAGCGGCGAACGGCGAGCGCTACGAGGGAGCCGCCCTGCTCCTGCACTCGGCCGCGTACCGCCTGCGCCGCGGCGACGCGAAGGAGGCGCAGGAGCTCGCGCGGCAGTCGCTCGTGCTGCTGCGGGAATTGCGTGCCCCGCTCGGCATCGCCCACGCGCTGCACGCGATCGGGCGGGCCGACCTGGCGGCCGGGGACCTCGCGAAGGGTCACGTCATCATCGATGCAGCGGAAGCCGTGTGGCGGGGAGCGGGCGAGCTTCCGCAGCCTGGACCGTTTCCCGGCGATGCCGCCCGGCTGGGCGCGCGGAACGGCTCGCCCTCCCGCCAGGGGCGGGCCGCCGACGGCGAGGACAGCGCGATCGAGCTTCCGATGGAGGACGCCATCCGCCTCGCTCTGGGCGAGGCCATCGCCGTTCCGCCGACGTCTGCCCGACGCCTGGTCGACGGGCAGCTGAGCGCGCGCGAGCTGGAGGTGTGCGACCTGATCACCGAGGGGCTGACCGATCGGGAGATCGCCGCACGGCTCGTGCTGTCCGTGCGCACCGTGAACAACCACGTCCAACGCATCCTGGCCAAGCTCGGCTTCACGTCGCGCACTCAGGTGGCGGCCTGGCGGTTGCGGACTCGCGGATACCTCACTTGA